A window of Haliscomenobacter hydrossis DSM 1100 contains these coding sequences:
- a CDS encoding SDR family NAD(P)-dependent oxidoreductase, with protein sequence MQKSILITGASGNLGQAVAHKFLTEGYTVLGTGHTQAGLEKVKMTSMDLSDEQATQTYLNELCQQHPALNAAVLLVGGYAPGNLPNTTGSMLREMYKLNFETAYFVVHTLLPHFEARGGGHFVLVASRAAFDAKAAQFNVAYGLSKSLLIALAEVINVYGKDKGIRCSVIVPSTIDTPPNRKDMPNADFSKWTTPEAIAEAIHFLFTDAGGQLRETVLKVYNEA encoded by the coding sequence ATGCAAAAATCAATCCTGATCACCGGTGCTTCCGGCAACCTTGGACAAGCCGTAGCCCATAAATTTCTCACTGAAGGATACACCGTATTGGGAACTGGCCATACCCAGGCGGGTTTGGAAAAAGTAAAGATGACCTCCATGGACCTCAGCGATGAACAGGCAACCCAAACTTACCTCAACGAGCTTTGTCAACAACATCCAGCGCTAAATGCTGCCGTTTTGCTGGTTGGTGGCTATGCCCCGGGCAATCTGCCCAATACCACCGGCAGCATGCTGCGCGAGATGTACAAATTGAATTTTGAAACGGCGTACTTCGTCGTCCATACCCTTTTGCCCCATTTTGAAGCCAGGGGCGGAGGACATTTTGTGCTGGTGGCCTCCCGGGCAGCTTTTGACGCCAAAGCTGCGCAGTTCAATGTGGCCTATGGATTATCCAAATCCTTGTTGATCGCTTTGGCCGAGGTCATCAATGTGTATGGAAAGGACAAGGGCATCCGTTGTTCGGTCATTGTACCCAGTACCATTGATACCCCACCCAACCGCAAGGATATGCCGAATGCCGATTTCAGCAAATGGACTACGCCGGAAGCGATTGCAGAGGCGATTCATTTTTTGTTTACCGATGCCGGAGGGCAGTTGCGGGAGACCGTATTGAAAGTGTACAACGAAGCGTAG